The Thermanaerovibrio acidaminovorans DSM 6589 genome contains a region encoding:
- a CDS encoding V-type ATP synthase subunit D, protein MAKALNVNPNRMELSRLKKRLVVAKRGHKLLKDKQDALIKEFLQRARDLKVLREEVEGELRGCYQSFLLARAQSLPAMLEQALLLSSGGMGVGERRKNVMSVSIPLYTLAERAAGLTYGLLTSSGSLDVTLEKFEALLPKLIRMAAEEKALRLMAKEIEKTRRRVNALEYVLIPSFIETIKNISMKLDEMERATLGRLMRIKEIVRSH, encoded by the coding sequence ATGGCCAAGGCTTTGAACGTAAACCCTAACCGGATGGAGCTCTCCAGGCTCAAGAAGCGCCTGGTGGTGGCCAAGCGGGGGCACAAGCTGCTCAAGGACAAACAGGATGCGCTGATCAAAGAGTTCCTCCAGAGGGCCAGGGATCTGAAGGTCCTCCGGGAGGAGGTGGAGGGGGAGCTCCGGGGGTGCTACCAGAGCTTCCTCCTGGCCCGGGCCCAGTCGCTTCCCGCCATGCTGGAACAGGCCCTGCTCCTTTCATCGGGGGGCATGGGGGTTGGGGAGAGGCGGAAGAACGTGATGAGCGTCAGCATCCCCCTATATACCCTGGCGGAGAGGGCCGCGGGGCTCACCTACGGTCTGCTCACCTCCTCGGGAAGCCTTGACGTCACCCTCGAGAAGTTTGAGGCCCTGTTGCCCAAGCTGATAAGGATGGCAGCGGAGGAGAAGGCCTTGAGGCTCATGGCCAAGGAGATAGAGAAGACCCGTCGTCGGGTCAACGCCCTGGAGTACGTTCTCATACCCAGCTTCATAGAGACCATAAAGAACATCTCCATGAAGTTGGATGAGATGGAGAGGGCCACCCTGGGAAGGCTCATGAGGATAAAGGAGATCGTCCGGTCTCACTGA
- a CDS encoding gamma carbonic anhydrase family protein: MERENLLAFEGVMPQVDPEAYVAPTACLIGNVKVGKGASVWHGAVLRGDINRIEIGDRSNIQDGCIVHVTDQLPVVVEEDVTVGHGAILHGCTIKRGCLIAMRATVLDGAVVGEGSVIAAGAIVPEGAVIPPGSVVMGIPGKVVREVREKDREKLAFLSSSYVELSSRYKGRR, translated from the coding sequence TTGGAGAGGGAGAACCTTCTCGCCTTTGAGGGGGTTATGCCCCAGGTGGATCCTGAGGCCTACGTGGCCCCCACCGCGTGTCTCATCGGCAACGTCAAGGTAGGCAAGGGGGCCAGCGTATGGCACGGGGCGGTCCTTCGGGGAGATATAAACAGGATAGAGATAGGGGATAGGTCGAACATACAGGACGGCTGTATAGTTCACGTGACGGATCAGTTGCCGGTGGTGGTGGAGGAGGACGTGACGGTTGGTCACGGGGCCATCCTGCACGGTTGCACCATTAAGAGGGGTTGCCTCATCGCCATGAGGGCCACGGTCCTGGACGGGGCGGTGGTAGGTGAGGGATCGGTCATAGCTGCCGGGGCCATAGTCCCCGAGGGGGCGGTTATACCCCCCGGAAGCGTCGTAATGGGGATCCCCGGCAAGGTGGTCCGGGAGGTTAGGGAGAAGGACAGGGAGAAGCTGGCTTTCCTGTCCTCCTCCTACGTGGAGCTTTCGTCCCGTTACAAGGGACGCCGGTAG
- a CDS encoding CheR family methyltransferase: MFAISIDEKPYPAPPEYETFKKKIQSLTGVDLNAYKYQIHRRVHMLMQRWGVSSYEDYYNIMASNEAKLREFLDYLTINVSEFFRNPARWWDLRDKVLPSIFKETGQKKVKLWSAGCATGEEPYSLAILAAETGVVNPQPVLASDIDRGAIAIAQKGIYQRRQLMSAPPEWIKKYFTELDPNTLQVKQEIKDRVVFKQQNLIKDPFDKNFDVILCRNVVIYFSPETKSLLYRKFFEALRPGGYLMTGSTEQIFDYKNIGFESAGPFLYRRPL; encoded by the coding sequence TTGTTTGCCATTTCCATCGACGAAAAGCCCTACCCCGCCCCTCCCGAGTACGAGACCTTCAAGAAGAAGATACAGAGCCTCACCGGGGTGGACCTTAACGCCTACAAGTACCAGATACATAGGCGGGTTCACATGCTCATGCAGCGATGGGGGGTTTCCTCCTATGAGGACTACTACAACATCATGGCCTCCAACGAGGCCAAGCTCAGGGAGTTCCTTGATTACCTGACCATAAACGTCTCGGAGTTCTTCCGGAACCCCGCTCGCTGGTGGGATCTAAGGGACAAGGTCCTTCCATCCATATTCAAGGAGACGGGACAGAAGAAGGTCAAGCTTTGGAGCGCCGGCTGCGCCACCGGGGAGGAGCCCTACTCCCTGGCCATTCTGGCGGCGGAGACCGGGGTAGTAAACCCCCAGCCCGTCCTAGCCAGCGACATAGACCGGGGAGCCATAGCCATAGCCCAGAAGGGGATCTACCAACGGCGCCAGCTGATGAGCGCCCCGCCGGAGTGGATAAAGAAGTACTTCACCGAGCTCGACCCCAACACCCTTCAGGTCAAGCAGGAGATCAAGGATAGGGTGGTGTTCAAGCAACAGAACCTCATAAAGGACCCGTTTGACAAGAACTTCGACGTGATCCTCTGCAGGAACGTGGTGATATATTTCTCCCCCGAGACGAAGAGCCTCCTATACCGAAAGTTCTTCGAGGCCCTGCGCCCCGGGGGATACCTTATGACCGGCTCCACCGAGCAGATATTCGACTACAAGAACATCGGCTTCGAGTCCGCCGGCCCCTTCCTCTACCGGCGTCCCTTGTAA
- the mraZ gene encoding division/cell wall cluster transcriptional repressor MraZ: MGTHEHRVDSKGRVVLPSRFREGLGEELIATVGIDPCVSIYGLGGWEGLFNRLSSLSSSRASHRDLKRLLMASAVQVEPDSMGRLLVPSYLREHAKITRDVYIIGVGDHVEIWDREEWDRRRARLMDELPSIVEEVDGL; this comes from the coding sequence GTGGGGACCCATGAGCACCGGGTGGACTCGAAGGGGCGGGTGGTATTGCCGTCCCGGTTCAGGGAGGGGCTGGGGGAGGAGCTCATAGCCACCGTCGGCATAGATCCCTGCGTGTCCATCTACGGCCTGGGCGGATGGGAGGGGCTCTTCAACCGGTTAAGCTCCCTTTCCTCCTCGAGGGCTAGCCACCGGGACCTCAAGAGGTTGCTCATGGCTTCGGCGGTGCAGGTTGAGCCGGATTCAATGGGGCGGCTTCTGGTCCCCTCATATTTGAGGGAGCACGCCAAGATTACCAGGGACGTTTACATAATAGGAGTTGGAGATCACGTTGAGATATGGGACAGGGAAGAGTGGGACCGAAGGAGGGCCCGTCTGATGGATGAGCTTCCCTCCATAGTCGAGGAGGTAGATGGTCTGTGA
- the rsmH gene encoding 16S rRNA (cytosine(1402)-N(4))-methyltransferase RsmH — MTVHIPVMLDKILELLRPWEEVGLVVDGTLGAGGHSRAILERCQGASLIGIDQDQSILDIAREVLSPFGDRVRTVLGNFRDVGRILADLGSPRVSAFVFDLGISSWQVDTPERGFSFNYKGPLDMRMDMGRLGSRTAADIVNGWSMAELAALFRRYGEDPFAYQVARAICRHREKEGPIETCEALVSVIRSAIPAPAQRKMRGHPARRIFQALRIEVNDELGALEELLDQLPSMGSEGCKVIFITYHSLEDRLVKGRMREWAGQDLGVPLTRKPLVPSEEEVELNRRARSAKVRCFVFGEPRRRRCSHVPSKT, encoded by the coding sequence GTGACGGTCCACATCCCGGTTATGCTGGATAAGATCCTGGAGTTGCTTCGCCCGTGGGAGGAAGTGGGACTGGTGGTGGATGGCACCCTGGGGGCCGGGGGGCATTCCAGGGCCATCCTGGAGAGGTGTCAGGGCGCCTCCTTGATAGGCATAGACCAGGACCAGTCCATACTTGATATAGCCCGGGAGGTTCTATCCCCCTTCGGGGACCGGGTTCGTACCGTGTTGGGCAACTTCAGGGACGTGGGGCGCATCCTGGCAGACCTGGGATCTCCTCGGGTTAGCGCCTTCGTCTTCGATTTGGGCATATCCTCCTGGCAGGTTGACACCCCGGAGCGGGGTTTCTCGTTCAACTACAAAGGGCCCCTGGACATGAGGATGGACATGGGCAGGCTGGGGTCCCGTACCGCGGCGGATATCGTTAACGGTTGGTCCATGGCGGAGCTGGCCGCCCTCTTCCGGAGGTATGGGGAGGACCCATTCGCCTATCAGGTGGCCAGGGCCATATGCAGGCACCGGGAGAAGGAGGGGCCCATAGAGACCTGTGAGGCTCTAGTGTCGGTCATAAGATCCGCCATCCCTGCCCCGGCCCAGAGGAAGATGAGGGGGCACCCCGCCAGGCGGATATTTCAGGCCCTGCGGATAGAGGTCAACGACGAGCTGGGAGCCCTGGAGGAGCTGTTGGACCAGCTCCCATCCATGGGTTCCGAGGGGTGTAAGGTCATATTCATAACCTATCACTCCCTGGAGGATAGGCTGGTGAAGGGACGGATGAGGGAGTGGGCGGGTCAGGACCTGGGGGTCCCCCTTACGCGGAAGCCCCTGGTTCCATCCGAAGAGGAGGTGGAGCTGAACCGGCGGGCAAGGAGCGCCAAGGTTAGGTGTTTCGTTTTCGGCGAGCCAAGGAGACGGAGGTGTAGCCATGTCCCTTCCAAGACATGA
- a CDS encoding peptidoglycan D,D-transpeptidase FtsI family protein — protein sequence MPRISRSRYPRRHSQWIALAAAFLLIGVNLVRLHLFPDPRVKAQASKQYWAQVPISTSRGGIFDRNGVPLALSVPSESFFIDPAYWDPANASALKGLVGDGELVRFQRSLPGRFVWVRRKVPLEMARAYTAKDIPGLFSLKESARVYPHGQLAAHLLGFCDIDDNGLSGIERAWNNTLFSPQQTRLLARDARGKLLDIVGNSSDEDYTASGNIYLSIDSRIQQILEENLAVGVRDSNATWGAAICIDPNDGAVLGLASYPTFNPNDRGSFKNPEALRNNVIGRIYEPGSTLKPLVMGLAMEEGLVNQSDRFICSGSIRVADHVIRDVKRGGHGVEDPKRVIVNSCNVGMAMVGIRFHVFRFYQGLKLLGMGQRTGIDLAGEEAGLLQPPERWLGVVPANVAIGQGVGVTPVQLVSAIGAIANGGHLLKPYVVKEVRDDKGEVIYRGKRVVKSAVFSPGVAKFLRESMRGVVVEGTGKGANTPLEKVAGKTGTAQVATGGTYQKGHYVASFVGFWPYDSPRYVLLVVIGEPKGGRYYGGELAAPVFKAMVESISLLPKDGKKR from the coding sequence ATGCCAAGGATTAGCAGGTCCCGTTACCCCAGGCGGCACAGCCAGTGGATAGCCCTGGCGGCCGCCTTCTTGTTGATCGGGGTCAACCTGGTGCGGCTACACCTCTTCCCTGACCCCAGGGTCAAGGCCCAGGCATCGAAACAGTACTGGGCCCAGGTGCCCATAAGCACCTCCCGGGGAGGGATCTTCGACAGGAACGGGGTCCCCTTGGCCCTATCGGTGCCCTCCGAGAGCTTCTTTATAGACCCCGCCTACTGGGATCCGGCCAACGCTTCGGCCCTGAAGGGGCTGGTCGGGGATGGGGAGCTGGTGCGCTTTCAGAGATCGCTCCCGGGGCGCTTCGTCTGGGTTCGCCGAAAGGTCCCCCTGGAGATGGCCAGGGCCTACACCGCCAAGGATATCCCGGGGCTCTTCTCCCTGAAGGAGAGTGCTAGGGTCTATCCCCATGGGCAGCTGGCGGCCCACCTTCTGGGGTTCTGCGACATAGACGATAACGGGCTGTCGGGCATAGAGAGGGCGTGGAACAACACCCTCTTCTCCCCCCAGCAGACCCGTCTTCTGGCCAGGGACGCCCGGGGCAAGCTGCTGGACATAGTGGGCAACAGCTCGGACGAGGACTACACCGCTTCGGGGAACATATACCTGTCCATAGACTCCAGGATCCAGCAGATATTGGAGGAGAACCTGGCGGTTGGGGTAAGGGACAGCAATGCCACCTGGGGGGCTGCCATATGCATCGACCCAAACGATGGGGCGGTCCTGGGGTTGGCCAGCTACCCCACCTTCAACCCGAATGACCGGGGCTCTTTCAAAAACCCCGAGGCCTTGAGGAACAACGTGATCGGCCGGATATACGAGCCCGGGTCCACCCTAAAGCCCCTGGTCATGGGGCTAGCCATGGAGGAGGGGTTGGTGAATCAATCGGATAGGTTCATTTGCTCCGGCAGCATAAGGGTGGCGGATCACGTCATCCGGGACGTCAAAAGGGGAGGCCACGGGGTAGAGGATCCCAAGAGGGTCATCGTAAACTCCTGCAACGTGGGCATGGCCATGGTTGGCATAAGGTTCCACGTTTTCAGGTTCTATCAGGGATTGAAGCTCCTGGGCATGGGACAGAGGACCGGCATAGACCTGGCGGGAGAGGAGGCGGGGCTGCTTCAACCCCCGGAGCGCTGGTTGGGGGTGGTGCCTGCCAACGTGGCCATAGGGCAGGGGGTAGGGGTTACCCCCGTTCAGTTGGTGTCCGCCATAGGTGCCATTGCCAACGGAGGACACCTGCTGAAACCCTACGTGGTCAAGGAGGTCAGGGATGACAAGGGGGAGGTAATCTACCGGGGCAAGAGGGTGGTGAAGTCCGCGGTATTCTCCCCCGGGGTGGCCAAGTTCCTCCGGGAGAGCATGAGGGGTGTGGTGGTGGAGGGGACCGGCAAGGGGGCGAACACGCCCCTGGAGAAGGTGGCGGGCAAGACCGGCACCGCCCAGGTGGCTACCGGTGGAACCTACCAGAAGGGCCACTACGTGGCCTCATTTGTTGGGTTCTGGCCCTACGACAGCCCCCGCTACGTCCTCCTGGTAGTCATAGGGGAGCCTAAGGGCGGTAGATATTACGGCGGTGAGTTGGCGGCACCGGTCTTCAAGGCCATGGTGGAGTCCATATCCCTTCTGCCCAAGGATGGCAAGAAGCGTTAG
- a CDS encoding UDP-N-acetylmuramoyl-L-alanyl-D-glutamate--2,6-diaminopimelate ligase has product MKLNNLLDRLQGEPLLTEVISSGQAMDVEVNRVVFDSRSVSPGDIFTCVPGGRTDGHGFARDAVDRGAVALCVARPLAEVQVPQLVSRDPRAFMGRLAATLYGWPARDLKMIGITGTNGKTTSTYMMGSILEAQGTRTGLLGTVFYCDGVTFEHADRTTPEGADVQWFLKRMRDNSCQACVMEASSHGLKQGRIEGCEFDGGLFTNLTPEHLDFHLTEDAYFDAKRLLFNRYMKEGWVGASNASDPRGAALLMEHPDRMHGYRVIGSNESPVEGCWCGRIRSYDLEGMTLEVYDPRGRLAFREVSLPLIGTYNGENAMGVIALSMGMGIGGDAVVRGLASMPQVPGRLETYRFPNRVVGVIDYAHTPDGLEKVLGALRGVTVGKLWVVFGHGGERTGSHRPKLGAVAASLADRAVVTMDNPRSEDPASIAAQIVSGISHARAREGFQHWVILDRGEAIRYALDNAEIGDVVAITGKGPERFILFSDRRVPFEDSAELRRWAEERFPGWEPRR; this is encoded by the coding sequence ATGAAGCTGAACAACCTGTTGGATAGGCTCCAGGGTGAACCTCTCCTGACGGAGGTGATCTCATCGGGGCAGGCCATGGATGTGGAGGTTAACAGGGTTGTCTTCGATAGCAGGAGCGTCTCCCCGGGGGATATCTTCACGTGTGTGCCGGGTGGCAGGACGGACGGGCATGGGTTCGCCCGGGACGCGGTGGACCGGGGAGCGGTGGCCCTGTGTGTGGCTCGTCCCCTGGCTGAGGTCCAAGTCCCTCAGCTGGTGTCCAGGGATCCCAGGGCCTTCATGGGGCGCCTGGCCGCCACCCTGTACGGTTGGCCCGCTAGGGACCTCAAGATGATAGGCATCACCGGCACCAACGGCAAGACCACCAGCACGTACATGATGGGGTCCATCCTGGAGGCCCAGGGGACCAGGACCGGCCTCTTGGGTACCGTTTTTTACTGTGATGGGGTCACATTTGAGCACGCGGACAGGACCACCCCCGAGGGGGCGGACGTGCAGTGGTTCCTCAAGAGGATGAGGGACAACAGTTGCCAGGCCTGCGTGATGGAGGCCTCCTCACACGGCCTTAAGCAGGGGAGGATAGAGGGTTGCGAGTTCGACGGTGGGCTGTTCACCAACCTGACCCCCGAGCATCTGGACTTTCATTTGACCGAGGACGCCTACTTCGACGCCAAGAGGCTTCTCTTCAACCGCTACATGAAGGAAGGTTGGGTTGGGGCGTCTAACGCTTCGGACCCCAGGGGGGCTGCCCTACTGATGGAGCATCCGGACAGAATGCATGGCTACCGGGTGATAGGCTCCAACGAGTCCCCCGTGGAGGGGTGTTGGTGCGGTAGGATAAGATCCTACGATCTGGAGGGCATGACCCTCGAGGTGTACGACCCCAGGGGCAGGCTTGCCTTCCGAGAGGTGTCCCTTCCCCTGATAGGTACCTACAACGGTGAGAACGCCATGGGGGTAATCGCCCTGTCCATGGGCATGGGCATCGGCGGGGATGCGGTGGTCAGGGGACTTGCCAGCATGCCCCAGGTACCCGGCAGGCTTGAGACCTACCGTTTCCCCAACCGGGTGGTGGGGGTAATAGACTATGCCCACACTCCGGATGGGCTCGAGAAGGTTCTGGGGGCCCTCAGGGGCGTGACGGTTGGCAAGCTATGGGTGGTGTTCGGTCACGGTGGGGAGAGGACCGGGTCTCACCGGCCAAAGCTGGGGGCGGTGGCGGCTTCGCTGGCGGATCGGGCGGTGGTCACCATGGACAACCCCAGGAGCGAGGATCCCGCCTCCATAGCGGCCCAGATCGTGTCCGGCATTAGCCATGCCAGGGCCAGGGAAGGTTTCCAGCATTGGGTTATCCTGGACCGGGGGGAGGCCATCCGGTACGCCCTGGATAACGCGGAGATAGGGGACGTGGTGGCCATAACCGGCAAGGGGCCGGAGCGGTTCATATTGTTCTCCGATAGGCGGGTCCCCTTTGAGGATTCGGCGGAGCTTCGCCGGTGGGCAGAGGAGCGGTTCCCCGGTTGGGAGCCTAGAAGGTAG
- a CDS encoding UDP-N-acetylmuramoyl-tripeptide--D-alanyl-D-alanine ligase, whose amino-acid sequence MSSFRMTLGQAADLVGGILVGPDMELPRRVALDSREVLSGDLFVALRGNRTDGHAFVGQALSRGARCLLVEISKLEEIRPGLGGASCLAVPDPELALAEMASHWLKLVSPVVVGITGSVGKTTTREVILSLLGRRFKVHGSPKSYNTLIGLSATVMGMDRGCDNLVLEYGTSSFGEISKLVSYFPPDEMVITEVAPAHLERLRDVQGVLRAKLEILESQRGRFLSYNADNDLLWGAVTGGGLTVQRMGVGVRRGDVRISDRRIVWGDDGPRLNFNLHHGDRQLEVSSGLWPLHGAYPLALSWVMALRFGVEDLFPEVAYGFKPVKGRGRAIRSREGGWLMDESYNANPTSMFGAIDSTLELARGGSMRPQAVLGGMLEMGEDSSLWHRRIVDRLNGFQRVILVGDRWPSDRLPDWVVPVGSFEDALEVPMDLGEGTLTLVKGSRGYKLDLYVEAKGVMDGD is encoded by the coding sequence ATGTCTAGTTTTAGGATGACGTTAGGCCAGGCGGCGGACCTGGTTGGAGGGATCCTTGTGGGACCGGATATGGAGTTGCCCCGCCGGGTCGCCCTGGATAGTCGGGAGGTCCTATCCGGGGACCTGTTCGTGGCATTACGGGGCAACAGGACCGACGGCCATGCCTTCGTGGGGCAGGCGCTGTCCCGGGGGGCCAGATGCCTTCTGGTTGAGATCTCGAAGCTGGAGGAGATCAGGCCCGGCCTTGGCGGCGCCAGTTGCCTTGCGGTCCCGGATCCGGAGCTGGCCTTGGCGGAGATGGCGTCCCACTGGCTAAAGTTGGTGTCCCCCGTGGTGGTGGGCATAACCGGGTCGGTGGGCAAGACCACCACTCGGGAGGTCATCCTTTCCCTCCTGGGCAGGAGGTTTAAAGTTCACGGATCGCCGAAGAGCTACAACACCCTCATAGGCCTGTCCGCCACCGTGATGGGGATGGATCGTGGGTGCGATAACCTGGTTTTGGAGTACGGCACCAGCAGTTTCGGTGAGATATCCAAGCTGGTCAGTTACTTCCCCCCGGATGAGATGGTCATAACCGAGGTGGCCCCTGCCCATCTGGAGAGGCTTCGGGATGTGCAGGGGGTCCTCAGGGCGAAGCTGGAGATACTGGAATCCCAAAGGGGCAGGTTTTTGTCCTATAATGCTGATAACGATCTCCTTTGGGGGGCCGTCACCGGCGGGGGCCTCACCGTCCAAAGAATGGGGGTGGGGGTCCGTCGGGGGGACGTTAGGATATCCGATAGGCGGATAGTGTGGGGGGACGACGGTCCCAGGTTGAACTTCAATCTCCATCACGGGGACAGGCAGCTGGAGGTCTCCTCTGGACTGTGGCCCCTGCACGGTGCCTACCCCCTGGCCCTCTCTTGGGTCATGGCCCTAAGGTTCGGCGTGGAGGACCTCTTCCCGGAGGTGGCCTACGGTTTCAAGCCCGTGAAGGGGCGGGGAAGGGCCATCAGGTCCAGGGAGGGGGGGTGGCTCATGGACGAGTCCTACAATGCCAACCCAACGTCCATGTTTGGGGCCATCGACAGCACCTTGGAGCTGGCCCGGGGGGGCTCCATGAGACCCCAGGCGGTCTTGGGGGGCATGCTTGAGATGGGGGAGGACTCCTCCCTCTGGCACAGGCGGATTGTAGATCGTCTAAACGGCTTTCAGAGGGTCATCCTGGTGGGGGATCGGTGGCCATCGGATCGGCTTCCGGACTGGGTCGTACCGGTTGGCTCCTTCGAGGATGCCCTTGAGGTCCCCATGGACCTCGGGGAGGGGACCCTGACGTTGGTGAAGGGCTCCAGGGGCTACAAGCTCGACCTATACGTGGAGGCCAAGGGGGTTATGGACGGTGATTAG
- the mraY gene encoding phospho-N-acetylmuramoyl-pentapeptide-transferase → MILFLLVFLSQGLLQELWIRFMRALKIRQVAKEYGPEGHQIKAGTPSMGGVIFPLCVVPMYLLGYREALNLTALPALAAAVGFVDDYLKVIRRSGDGLSSLQKLFLQVALSLPWCLMVSRGGLSLMPGIPLSPALAVPLLIFLSVGIQNAVNVTDGLDGLAAGAVAISMLGFLPFLSRSIGMPFAVSIFGAALAFLWHNGHPARVFMGDGGAHFLAGGILALAVSTSCLLLVLPMGFLFGVEITSVAIQIVAIRRFGRRVFRMSPLHHHFELIGWPETRIVTRFWLVHVVGMGILISIIYWIF, encoded by the coding sequence GTGATCCTGTTCCTCCTGGTCTTCCTGAGCCAAGGGCTGCTTCAGGAGCTATGGATCCGGTTCATGAGGGCCCTAAAGATCCGCCAGGTAGCCAAGGAGTACGGTCCTGAGGGACATCAGATCAAGGCGGGAACCCCATCCATGGGGGGGGTGATCTTCCCCCTGTGCGTGGTTCCCATGTACCTCCTGGGCTACCGGGAGGCCCTTAACCTGACCGCCCTGCCCGCCCTGGCGGCGGCGGTGGGCTTTGTGGATGACTACCTTAAGGTGATCCGCCGGTCCGGTGACGGTCTGAGCAGCCTTCAGAAGTTGTTCCTCCAAGTTGCCCTGTCACTTCCGTGGTGTCTCATGGTCTCCCGTGGGGGGTTAAGCCTCATGCCGGGGATACCGCTGTCCCCGGCCTTGGCGGTCCCGCTTCTGATCTTCTTGAGCGTTGGGATCCAGAACGCGGTAAACGTGACCGACGGGCTGGATGGGTTGGCCGCTGGCGCGGTGGCCATATCAATGCTCGGGTTTCTGCCCTTCCTTTCCCGGAGCATCGGCATGCCCTTCGCGGTGTCCATATTTGGGGCCGCGCTGGCCTTCCTTTGGCACAATGGGCACCCTGCCCGGGTCTTCATGGGGGATGGGGGGGCCCACTTCCTGGCGGGTGGGATCCTGGCGCTGGCGGTGTCAACCTCCTGCCTACTGCTTGTCCTCCCCATGGGTTTCCTCTTTGGGGTTGAGATAACATCCGTAGCGATCCAGATAGTGGCCATAAGAAGGTTCGGCAGGAGGGTCTTCAGGATGAGTCCCCTCCATCATCACTTCGAGCTCATCGGATGGCCAGAGACCAGGATAGTGACCAGGTTTTGGCTTGTGCACGTGGTAGGGATGGGGATCCTCATATCCATTATCTACTGGATATTTTAG